ATCGATAGCGCGGGGGAGCGTGTGGTATTAATCATCCGCAGGCTCAAGTGCAAGGAATGCGGGCGAGTCCACCACGAACTGCCCGACATCCTGGTCCCCTACAAGCGCTACAGCAGTGAGAGCATCGAGGCGGTCATAACCGGAGCGTCAGCGCTAAATGTGGCGGCTGATGAATCAACGATCAACCGCTGGAGATCCTTGTTTTTCACCCTGGCCGGTTACTTCGCAGGCGCCCTGCTCTCCATTGCTGCCAGATACGTAAAAAATGCTGTGGACCAGACGCCAGATCTCCCCGAGTCTCCGCTCCAAAGAATCTGGCACCACGTAGGCGACGGGACCGGCTGGCTGGCCAGGGTTGTCCGCCCGGTGGCAAACGCAAATTTATGGTTGCAGACCCGTTCTGCATTCCTGTCCGCCTGAGACTGCCTTAAACTCATGTTAAACCCCGCCCCTAAAGGAGGAATTAACATGAGGGACCAGAAAAAGGCTGAAGCGATTGCCACAGAACGCCTTAAGCTGATCTCACCGCTGCTGGCCGAAGGGCTCGACCCGGCCAAAGCCAGGCAGCTCAAGGACCAGATCTGTACCCAGACCGGCATCTCGGAGCGAACCATCCGCAGACACATGGCTAAGTACCACAACGAAGGCTTCGCTGGCCTGAAGCCCAAAGGCAAAGCGCAGGTTACCAAAGAAGCCATCGCGCCTGAGCTTCTTGAACAGGCCATTTTGCTGCGCCGCGAAGTGCCCGGCCGCAGTATCGCCCAGATTATCCAGTTTCTTGAGTGGGAAGGGCTGGCTAAGCCGGGCCAGATTAAACGCAGCACCCTGCAGGAGAAACTGGCCCAAAGGGGCTACAGCACCCGCCATATGAAACTCTACGCCTCCTCCGGCATAGCAGCCCTGCGCTACCAGAGGAAACACCGCAACCAACTTTGGCACTCAGATATCAAGTATGGGCCAAGGTTACCCGTCGGCCCAGGCGGGACCATGAAGCAGGTCTATCTGGTGCTCTTCCTTGACGATGCCACCCGCTTTATTATCCACGGAGAATTTTACCCCACTTTAGACCAGGTCATCGTCGAAGACTGCTTCCACCAGAGCATTTTAAAATACGGGCGACCCGAAAGCGTCTACTTTGACAACGGCGGCCAATACAGAAACAAGTGGATGAGCCGGGCCTGCGCCATCATGGGAATTCGGCTTCTTTTCGCCAGACCTTATTCACCG
This genomic stretch from Bacillota bacterium harbors:
- a CDS encoding DDE-type integrase/transposase/recombinase; amino-acid sequence: MRDQKKAEAIATERLKLISPLLAEGLDPAKARQLKDQICTQTGISERTIRRHMAKYHNEGFAGLKPKGKAQVTKEAIAPELLEQAILLRREVPGRSIAQIIQFLEWEGLAKPGQIKRSTLQEKLAQRGYSTRHMKLYASSGIAALRYQRKHRNQLWHSDIKYGPRLPVGPGGTMKQVYLVLFLDDATRFIIHGEFYPTLDQVIVEDCFHQSILKYGRPESVYFDNGGQYRNKWMSRACAIMGIRLLFARPYSPESTGKPERFNRVVDSFLSEAALSKPQTLAEPNKLFWVWLDECYQNKPHSALEGKSPAAVYRGDKKALKFLSPETIKAAFLHCEGALTP